The proteins below come from a single Oncorhynchus nerka isolate Pitt River unplaced genomic scaffold, Oner_Uvic_2.0 unplaced_scaffold_1638, whole genome shotgun sequence genomic window:
- the LOC115126353 gene encoding tumor necrosis factor receptor superfamily member 5-like, which translates to MIIIPKGHYFLFFFSTGYRVNSHCTTSTFTSCVPCIDSTFLDEPSDKTTCNNCTTCDPGLGLKVKQPCRPSSDTVCGTLEGFYCLDPTKDGCRAAQRHISCKPGQYISHTGTTSTDTVCADCPGKTYSDGSLTSCQPHTECKFLEIEPGTPWLDSECGVSSLLTAGIIAGVLFFLIGTIAGVCIFMRRREIGRNIKNLGSQIPTQASPDQEIPMLSGGNDSSPRHSQGVNGV; encoded by the exons ATGATAATAATACCAAAAGGTCATTACTTTCTGTTTTTCTTTTCAACAGGATATCGTGTAAATAGTCATTGTACTACATCTACATTCACTTCCTGTGTGCCCTGTATTGACTCCACCTTCCTTGATGAGCCCAGTGATAAAACAACATGCAACAACTGTACCACATGTGATCCAG GTTTGGGTTTGAAGGTAAAGCAGCCATGTAGACCTTCATCAGACACTGTCTGTGGGACACTGGAGGGGTTCTACTGTCTAGACCCAACTAAGGATGGTTGTAGAGCAGCCCAGAGACACATCAGCTGTAAACCTGGTCAATACATCAGTCACACAG GAACAACATCTACAGATACTGTGTGTGCTGACTGCCCTGGTAAAACTTATTCAGATGGATCATTAACATCTTGTCAACCACATACAGA ATGTAAATTCTTGGAAATTGAACCAGGAACTCCTTGGTTGGATTCAGAATGTGGAGTTTCCTCACTTCTCACAGCTGGAATCATAGCTGGTGTTCTATTTTTCCTGATAGGCACCATAGCTGGTGTTTGTATATTTATGAGGAGAAGAGAAATAGGGAGAAATATAAAAAACTTGG GCTCTCAAATACCTACACAG GCATCCCCAGATCAGGAAATACCAATGCTGTCTGGGGGAAACG ATTCAAGCCCCCGTCACAGTCAGGGAGTCAACGGTGTGTAA
- the LOC135559533 gene encoding tumor necrosis factor receptor superfamily member 14-like yields the protein MAQFQSLIWIMNLAIILTLLNIQRSIACGRAEYRTGEKCCPVCSPGNRVHKHCTEFTSTSCVPCTDSTFLDEPSGLTACIPCTNNCDPGFGLKVKQSCRPSSDTVCGTLEGFYCLDPTKDGCRAAQRHSSCKPGQYISHTGTISTDTVCSDCTGDTYSNGSFTSCQPHTQCDVLKLQQIKPGTHWSDSECGPQTSPPIAIISAVVVVVVLAVISAVTAVAIRRKIKERTFPETQSPTEVSDREGTSMLFVGTRTDSSIQDIHQNNPV from the exons ATGGCTCAGTTTCAAAGCTTGATATGGATA ATGAACCTAGCTATCATTTTGACACTTCTAAACATTCAGCGCTCTATTGCATGtggtagagcagagtacagaacAGGTGAAAAATGCTGTCCTGTGTGTTCACCAG GAAACCGGGTACATAAACACTGTACAGAATTTACAAGTACTTCCTGTGTCCCCTGTACCGACTCCACGTTCCTTGATGAACCCAGTGGTCTTACAGCATGCATACCGTGCACAAACAACTGTGACCCAGGCTTTGGTTTGAAGGTAAAGCAGTCATGTAGACCTTCATCAGACACCGTCTGTGGGACACTGGAGGGGTTCTACTGTCTAGACCCAACTAAGGATGGTTGTAGAGCAGCCCAGAGACACAGCAGCTGTAAACCTGGTCAATACATCAGTCACACAG GAACAATATCTACAGATACTGTGTGTTCTGACTGTACTGGTGACACCTATTCAAATGGATCATTTACATCctgccagccacacacaca ATGCGATGTCTTGAAGCTTCAGCAAATTAAACCTGGAACTCATTGGTCCGACTCTGAATGTGGACCACAGACCTCCCCTCCCATAGCAATAAtatctgctgtggtggtggtggtggtactagCTGTGATATCAGCAGTGACGGCAGTAGCTATTAGAAGAAAAATAAAAG AGAGGACTTTTCCAGAAACACAAAGCCCTACAGAG GTATCAGACAGAGAGGGGACGTCAATGCTGTTTGTGGGAACAAGAACAG ATTCAAGCATCCAGGACATTCATCAGAACAATCCAGTCTAA